The Lutibacter profundi genome includes a region encoding these proteins:
- a CDS encoding Lrp/AsnC family transcriptional regulator: protein MIKLDVTDKNILKLLQVNSKANIKEIALKIGLTQTPTYERIKRLEKHGVIQQYIAVLNKEKLGYTIEVFCQVTLLVHSKELIRKFEIAVNKMDEVIECFHIAGNYDYLLKVIVKDMKSYQLFLKNKLAILDSVGNVQSTFVMSSTKKTGILKFSEDT from the coding sequence ATGATAAAACTAGACGTAACAGATAAAAACATTTTAAAATTACTTCAAGTAAATTCAAAAGCCAACATCAAAGAAATTGCACTAAAAATTGGTTTAACACAAACTCCTACCTATGAACGTATTAAAAGGCTGGAAAAGCACGGTGTAATTCAACAATATATAGCTGTATTAAATAAAGAAAAATTAGGGTACACCATTGAGGTGTTTTGCCAAGTTACCCTATTGGTACACTCTAAAGAATTGATTCGAAAATTTGAGATTGCAGTAAATAAAATGGATGAAGTTATTGAATGTTTTCATATAGCTGGCAACTACGATTATTTGTTGAAAGTAATTGTAAAAGATATGAAAAGCTATCAGCTTTTTTTAAAAAACAAATTAGCTATTTTAGATTCTGTTGGGAATGTTCAAAGTACTTTTGTAATGTCTTCAACAAAAAAAACAGGAATCCTTAAATTTAGTGAAGATACTTGA